In Amycolatopsis jiangsuensis, the following proteins share a genomic window:
- the hrcA gene encoding heat-inducible transcriptional repressor HrcA, which yields MANTDERRFDVLRAIVADYVSNQEPVASKSIVERHNLGVSSATVRNDMAVLEEEGYIAQPHTSAGRIPTDKGYRRFVDRLSEIKPLSGAERRAITNFLDSGTDLDDVLRRSVRLLAQLTRQVAVVQYPMLTNTVVRHLEVVPLTPARLMLVLITDSGRVDQRTVDLGDVVTEETVLRLRTVVNGALAGRRLADAAAAVAELPESAPADLRDHLTRICTTLVETLVEHPEERIVLGGTANLTRNVADFPGSLRQVLEALEEQVVVLKLLAAARNPGAVTVLIGEENEDEQMRSTSVVSVGYGRDDMLLGGMGVVGPTRMDYPGTIAAVRAVANYVGQILSGR from the coding sequence GTGGCGAACACCGACGAACGGCGCTTCGACGTGCTGCGCGCGATCGTCGCCGACTACGTCTCCAATCAGGAGCCGGTGGCGTCGAAGTCGATCGTCGAGCGGCACAACCTCGGGGTGTCCAGTGCCACCGTGCGCAACGACATGGCGGTGCTCGAGGAGGAGGGGTACATCGCCCAGCCACACACCAGTGCCGGGCGGATTCCCACGGACAAGGGCTACCGGCGGTTCGTCGACCGGTTGTCCGAGATCAAGCCGCTGTCGGGGGCCGAGCGGCGGGCCATCACGAACTTCCTCGACTCCGGCACCGACCTCGACGACGTGCTGCGCCGGTCGGTGCGGCTGCTCGCCCAGCTGACCCGCCAGGTCGCGGTGGTGCAGTACCCGATGCTGACCAACACCGTGGTCCGCCACCTCGAGGTCGTCCCGCTGACGCCCGCGCGGCTGATGCTCGTGCTGATCACCGACTCCGGCCGAGTCGACCAGCGCACGGTCGACCTCGGCGATGTGGTCACCGAGGAGACCGTGCTGCGGCTGCGCACGGTGGTCAACGGCGCGCTGGCGGGGCGGCGGCTGGCCGACGCCGCGGCCGCCGTGGCGGAGCTGCCCGAATCGGCACCCGCCGACCTGCGCGACCACCTCACCCGGATCTGCACGACACTGGTCGAGACGCTGGTCGAGCACCCGGAGGAACGGATCGTGCTCGGCGGCACCGCCAATCTCACCCGCAACGTCGCGGACTTCCCGGGGTCGCTGCGCCAGGTGCTGGAGGCACTCGAGGAACAGGTCGTGGTGCTCAAGCTCCTCGCCGCGGCCCGCAACCCCGGTGCGGTGACCGTCCTCATCGGTGAGGAAAATGAGGACGAGCAGATGCGCAGCACCTCGGTCGTGTCGGTCGGCTACGGCCGGGACGACATGCTGCTCGGGGGCATGGGCGTCGTCGGGCCGACCCGGATGGACTATCCCGGCACCATCGCGGCGGTCCGTGCGGTCGCCAACTACGTGGGGCAGATCCTGTCCGGCCGCTGA
- the dnaJ gene encoding molecular chaperone DnaJ, protein MARDYYGILGVAKNASDQEIKRAYRKLARELHPDVNPSEDAQHRFGEVTTAYEVLSDPQKRKIVDLGGDPMDSGGRGGGGGDPFAGFGGLGDIMDAFFGAAGGGGGGRGRGPRSRVQPGSDALIRLGLSLEECATGADREITVDTAVVCDLCRGAGAAEGTGTKTCDTCGGAGEVQSVQRSFLGQVVTARVCPVCRGFGEVIPDPCRQCGGDGRVRARRDVTAKIPPGVGDGMRIRLSGQGEVGPGGGPAGDLYVEIDETPHEVFVREGNELHCNFRIPMTTAALGATVPIATLVDGDYELDIEPGTQPATELVLTGKGMPRLRSSGRVDGRGDLHVHIDVVVPTKLDEEQRELLVDLARHRGEEVPTLATNGRHGGLFSKLRTKNR, encoded by the coding sequence GTGGCGAGGGACTACTACGGGATCCTCGGGGTGGCCAAGAACGCGAGCGATCAGGAGATCAAGCGCGCGTACCGCAAGCTGGCCCGTGAACTGCACCCCGACGTGAACCCGTCGGAGGACGCCCAGCACCGCTTCGGCGAGGTCACGACGGCCTACGAGGTGCTTTCCGACCCGCAGAAGCGCAAGATCGTCGACCTCGGCGGCGACCCGATGGACTCGGGCGGGCGCGGGGGCGGGGGCGGCGACCCGTTCGCCGGCTTCGGCGGGCTCGGCGACATCATGGACGCCTTCTTCGGCGCCGCGGGCGGGGGCGGCGGCGGTCGCGGCCGGGGACCGCGCAGCCGCGTGCAGCCCGGTTCCGACGCGCTGATCCGGCTGGGACTCTCCCTCGAGGAGTGCGCCACCGGCGCCGACCGCGAGATCACCGTGGACACCGCGGTGGTCTGCGATCTGTGCCGTGGTGCCGGCGCCGCGGAAGGCACCGGCACCAAGACCTGCGACACCTGCGGCGGAGCCGGCGAGGTGCAGTCGGTGCAGCGGTCCTTCCTCGGCCAGGTCGTCACCGCCCGGGTGTGCCCGGTGTGCCGCGGCTTCGGCGAGGTCATCCCCGATCCGTGCCGCCAGTGCGGTGGCGACGGACGGGTCCGCGCCCGCCGCGACGTGACCGCCAAGATCCCGCCGGGCGTCGGCGACGGCATGCGGATCCGGCTCTCCGGGCAGGGCGAGGTCGGCCCCGGCGGCGGCCCGGCAGGCGACCTGTACGTGGAGATCGACGAGACTCCGCACGAGGTGTTCGTCCGCGAGGGCAACGAGCTGCACTGCAACTTCCGCATCCCGATGACCACCGCGGCGCTCGGTGCGACGGTGCCGATCGCCACCCTCGTCGACGGCGACTACGAGCTGGACATCGAGCCCGGCACCCAGCCGGCCACCGAGCTCGTGCTCACCGGAAAGGGCATGCCGCGGCTGCGCTCGTCCGGCCGCGTCGACGGCCGCGGCGACCTGCACGTGCACATCGACGTCGTGGTCCCCACCAAACTCGACGAGGAGCAGCGTGAGCTGCTCGTGGACCTCGCCCGCCACCGTGGCGAGGAGGTGCCCACCCTCGCCACCAACGGCAGGCACGGTGGTCTGTTCTCGAAGCTCCGCACCAAGAACCGCTGA
- a CDS encoding 16S rRNA (uracil(1498)-N(3))-methyltransferase: MPDTTLPVFLAADVPASGAALLDGEEARHAATVRRLRVGEQLVLTDGAGAMARCTVSAVRTGRDATLTVTVDEHWTEDPPALRVHVAQALAKGDRGELAVELATEAGADAVVPWRAARSVARWDDGPRGEKALARWRATARSAAKQARRAHLPDVTEPVGTAELAQLAATMSATLVLESAAGARLVDLDLPTGGDLLLIVGPEGGITDGELATLEAAGASTVRLGPTVLRTSTAAAVALGALGALTGRWS, from the coding sequence GTGCCGGACACCACGCTGCCGGTGTTCCTCGCCGCGGACGTCCCGGCGTCCGGGGCGGCGCTGCTCGACGGCGAGGAGGCCCGGCACGCGGCCACGGTGCGCCGCCTGCGGGTCGGCGAGCAGCTGGTGCTCACCGACGGCGCCGGCGCGATGGCGCGCTGCACGGTGTCGGCCGTGCGGACCGGCCGGGACGCCACGCTCACCGTCACCGTCGACGAGCACTGGACCGAGGATCCGCCCGCGTTGCGCGTGCACGTGGCGCAGGCGCTGGCCAAAGGCGATCGCGGTGAGCTCGCCGTGGAGCTGGCCACCGAGGCCGGCGCCGACGCCGTGGTGCCCTGGCGTGCCGCCCGCAGCGTGGCCCGCTGGGACGACGGGCCCCGCGGCGAGAAGGCACTCGCCCGCTGGCGGGCCACCGCGCGCTCGGCCGCCAAACAAGCCCGCCGGGCGCATCTGCCCGACGTCACCGAACCGGTCGGCACCGCCGAACTCGCCCAGCTCGCCGCCACCATGTCCGCCACCCTCGTGCTCGAATCCGCCGCCGGCGCCCGGCTCGTCGACCTCGACCTGCCGACCGGCGGCGACCTGCTGCTGATCGTCGGCCCGGAAGGCGGCATCACCGACGGGGAGCTGGCCACTCTCGAAGCCGCGGGCGCCAGCACCGTCCGGCTCGGCCCCACCGTGCTGCGCACCTCCACGGCGGCGGCGGTCGCCCTCGGCGCTCTCGGCGCGCTGACCGGCCGCTGGTCCTGA
- a CDS encoding DinB family protein: MDTDWAHELDDQLDWHWRERLRPRLAGLTDGEYFREPVPGCWTLRPRRTERELGGGRLTVDYAFPTPDPAPVTTIAWRMAHLTVHVLAKRAELYFDGPPIDYATHVYAATAADGLDQLDRAYDAWSSGVRAATPAGLGRLLGTDAGPFEGRPLAALVLHINREVIHHGAEIALLRDLYARESG, translated from the coding sequence GTGGACACCGACTGGGCACACGAACTCGATGACCAGCTGGACTGGCACTGGCGGGAGCGGCTGCGCCCCCGGCTGGCCGGGCTGACCGACGGGGAGTACTTCCGCGAGCCGGTACCGGGCTGCTGGACCTTGCGTCCGCGCCGGACCGAACGCGAACTGGGTGGTGGGCGGCTCACCGTCGACTACGCCTTTCCCACACCCGATCCGGCGCCGGTCACCACCATCGCCTGGCGGATGGCGCACCTCACCGTGCACGTCCTGGCCAAACGTGCCGAGCTGTACTTCGACGGGCCCCCGATCGACTACGCCACGCACGTTTACGCCGCGACCGCCGCGGACGGGCTGGACCAGCTGGACCGCGCCTACGACGCCTGGTCGTCCGGCGTCCGGGCGGCCACTCCGGCCGGACTCGGCCGCCTGCTCGGAACGGATGCGGGACCGTTCGAGGGACGGCCGCTGGCCGCGCTCGTCCTGCACATCAACCGCGAGGTGATCCACCACGGGGCCGAGATCGCGCTGCTGCGCGATCTGTACGCGCGCGAGTCCGGGTGA
- a CDS encoding histidine triad nucleotide-binding protein produces the protein MDDAAETLFERIVAGEIPADVVHSDETTFAFRDVNPQARVHVLVVPRKRYRNVGELAAADPDLLAQVLRSCRKVAELEGIADSGYRIVFNTDADAGQTVFHVHAHVLGGEQLGWFGGAAK, from the coding sequence ATGGATGATGCGGCGGAGACGTTGTTCGAGCGGATCGTGGCCGGCGAGATCCCGGCGGATGTCGTGCACTCCGACGAGACGACGTTCGCGTTCCGGGACGTCAATCCGCAGGCCCGGGTGCACGTGCTGGTGGTGCCGCGGAAGCGGTACCGCAACGTGGGGGAGCTCGCGGCCGCCGATCCGGACCTGCTCGCGCAGGTGCTGCGGAGCTGCCGCAAGGTGGCCGAGCTCGAGGGAATCGCCGACAGCGGGTACCGGATCGTGTTCAACACCGACGCCGACGCCGGGCAGACCGTCTTCCACGTGCACGCGCACGTGCTCGGCGGGGAGCAGCTCGGGTGGTTCGGCGGGGCCGCGAAGTAG
- a CDS encoding PhoH family protein, which translates to MAGTAPGGAARPDVPDDAPATSVAQSRFPIPDAAALSLLGSRDENLRVAEELLAADVHVRGNEVTLTGLPADVAFAERVFTELVQLAGGGQQVGPDTVRRTVGMLSSGDASPAEVLSLNIVSRRGKTIRPKTLNQKRYVDAIDKHTVVFGIGPAGTGKTYLAMAKAVQALQAKQVTRIVLTRPAVEAGERLGYLPGTLNEKIDPYLRPLYDALHDMIEPESIPRLMQAGTIEIAPLAYMRGRTLNDAFIILDEAQNTTPEQMKMFLTRLGFGAKIVVTGDVTQVDLPTGQRSGLRVVREILEGVDDLHFAELTSQDVVRHKLVGDIVDAYEKWQAAHDAQQPQAGGWKGSRR; encoded by the coding sequence GTGGCCGGAACCGCACCGGGTGGAGCCGCCCGTCCCGACGTCCCCGACGACGCCCCGGCCACGAGCGTGGCCCAGTCCCGCTTCCCGATCCCCGACGCGGCGGCGCTGAGCCTGCTCGGCTCACGCGACGAGAACCTGCGCGTCGCCGAGGAGCTGCTCGCCGCGGACGTGCACGTGCGCGGCAACGAGGTCACCCTGACCGGCCTTCCCGCCGACGTCGCCTTCGCCGAACGCGTCTTCACCGAGCTGGTGCAGCTCGCCGGCGGCGGCCAGCAGGTCGGGCCGGACACCGTGCGGCGCACCGTCGGCATGCTCTCCAGCGGCGACGCCTCGCCGGCCGAAGTGCTCAGCCTCAACATCGTCTCCCGGCGGGGCAAGACGATCCGGCCCAAGACGCTCAACCAGAAGCGCTACGTCGACGCGATCGACAAGCACACCGTCGTCTTCGGCATCGGCCCGGCCGGCACCGGCAAGACCTACCTCGCGATGGCCAAGGCCGTGCAGGCCCTGCAGGCCAAACAGGTCACCCGCATCGTGCTCACCCGCCCCGCGGTCGAAGCCGGCGAGCGGCTCGGCTACCTGCCCGGCACGCTCAACGAGAAGATCGACCCGTACCTGCGCCCGCTCTACGACGCACTGCACGACATGATCGAGCCCGAGTCCATCCCGCGGCTCATGCAGGCGGGCACGATCGAGATCGCACCGCTGGCCTACATGCGCGGGCGTACCCTCAATGACGCTTTCATCATCCTCGACGAGGCACAGAACACCACGCCCGAGCAGATGAAGATGTTCCTCACCCGGCTGGGATTCGGCGCCAAGATCGTGGTCACCGGCGACGTCACCCAGGTCGACCTGCCCACCGGGCAGCGCAGCGGGCTGCGGGTCGTGCGCGAGATCCTCGAGGGCGTCGACGACCTGCACTTCGCCGAGCTGACCAGTCAGGACGTGGTGCGGCACAAGCTGGTCGGCGACATCGTCGACGCCTACGAGAAGTGGCAGGCCGCCCACGACGCACAGCAGCCGCAGGCAGGCGGCTGGAAGGGCTCCCGCCGATGA
- the ybeY gene encoding rRNA maturation RNase YbeY, which translates to MSIEIANESGADVDEASIVSAARFALDKMDVSPLAELSILCVTLDVMEDLHQRWMDLPGPTDVMSFPMDELDSSRRPDAPDASPALLGDIVLCPAFAKDQAKAAGHSLLDELHLLTVHGVLHLLGYDHAEPAEEREMFGLQKRILGEFQAALDALDARDAQRNADDRVLGIAGLDTPAPGETP; encoded by the coding sequence ATGAGCATCGAGATCGCCAACGAGTCCGGCGCCGACGTCGACGAGGCGTCGATCGTCTCGGCCGCCCGCTTCGCCCTCGACAAGATGGACGTCAGCCCGCTCGCCGAGCTGTCCATCCTGTGCGTCACCCTCGACGTGATGGAGGACCTGCACCAGCGGTGGATGGACCTGCCGGGACCCACCGACGTGATGTCCTTCCCGATGGACGAGCTGGACTCCTCCCGCCGCCCGGACGCACCGGACGCCTCACCGGCGCTGCTCGGCGACATCGTGCTGTGCCCGGCCTTCGCGAAGGACCAGGCGAAGGCGGCCGGGCACTCGCTGCTCGACGAGCTGCACCTGCTCACCGTGCACGGGGTGCTGCACCTGCTCGGCTACGACCACGCCGAGCCGGCCGAGGAACGCGAGATGTTCGGCCTGCAGAAGCGCATCCTCGGCGAGTTCCAGGCCGCGCTCGACGCACTCGACGCGCGCGACGCGCAGCGCAACGCCGACGACCGCGTGCTCGGCATCGCCGGGCTCGACACCCCGGCCCCCGGGGAAACCCCCTAG
- a CDS encoding hemolysin family protein: MGSPTAQLVVAIALVLFAGVFAAADAAIGTVSQARVDGLVRGGRGGARRLAAIVAERRRHINLLLLLRLGCELTATVLVTLSFLAWFDRLWLAVLLSAVVMVVVSYVLIGVGPRTIGRQHPYRVGMIVAGPVRVLGSVLGPLSRLLIVIGNAITPGQGFREGPFTSEVELRELVDLAQERGVVEDSEREMIHSVFELGDTVAREVMVPRTEIVWIERAKTVRQALALALRTGFTRVPVIDDSVDDICGVVNIKDLMSAYLDPDGPSTLVGAVMNPAGFVPDSKRLDELLKEMQRTHNHMAIAVDEYGGTAGLLTIEDILEEIVGEITDESDTEERPDVEELEEGAVRVSSRLGVDDLGELFGVDLEDHDVETVGGLLAQRLGRVPLPGAEAEVAGLRLFAEGGKDRRGRMRITSVVVHPADAAEGPGTRRRTRVPQPDESDRRVEHA; the protein is encoded by the coding sequence ATGGGCAGTCCCACGGCACAGCTCGTCGTCGCGATCGCACTGGTGCTGTTCGCCGGCGTCTTCGCCGCGGCCGACGCCGCGATCGGCACCGTCTCGCAGGCTCGCGTCGACGGGCTCGTGCGCGGCGGACGCGGTGGCGCGCGCCGGCTCGCCGCGATCGTCGCCGAACGCCGCCGGCACATCAACCTGCTGCTCCTGCTCCGGCTGGGCTGTGAGCTGACCGCCACGGTCCTGGTCACGCTGTCCTTCCTCGCGTGGTTCGACCGGCTGTGGCTCGCGGTCCTGCTGTCGGCGGTGGTCATGGTGGTGGTCAGCTACGTGCTGATCGGCGTCGGCCCGCGCACCATCGGCCGCCAGCACCCGTACCGCGTCGGGATGATCGTGGCCGGTCCGGTCCGCGTGCTCGGTTCGGTGCTCGGCCCGCTGTCGCGGCTGCTCATCGTGATCGGCAACGCGATCACCCCCGGCCAGGGTTTCCGCGAGGGCCCGTTCACCTCCGAGGTGGAGCTGCGTGAGCTGGTCGACCTCGCGCAGGAACGCGGGGTGGTGGAGGACTCCGAGCGGGAGATGATCCACTCGGTGTTCGAACTGGGCGACACGGTGGCGCGCGAGGTGATGGTCCCGCGCACCGAGATCGTCTGGATCGAGCGGGCCAAGACCGTGCGCCAGGCGCTCGCGCTCGCCCTGCGCACCGGCTTCACCCGTGTCCCGGTGATCGACGATTCGGTCGACGACATCTGCGGGGTGGTCAACATCAAGGACCTGATGTCGGCCTACCTGGACCCGGACGGGCCGAGCACGCTGGTCGGAGCGGTGATGAACCCGGCTGGTTTCGTTCCCGATTCCAAGCGGCTCGACGAGCTGCTGAAGGAAATGCAGCGCACGCACAACCACATGGCGATCGCGGTCGACGAGTACGGCGGCACCGCGGGTCTGCTGACGATCGAGGACATCCTCGAGGAGATCGTCGGCGAGATCACCGACGAGTCCGACACCGAGGAACGACCCGACGTGGAGGAGCTCGAGGAGGGCGCGGTGCGCGTGTCGTCCCGGCTCGGGGTGGACGACCTCGGCGAGCTGTTCGGCGTCGACCTGGAAGACCACGACGTGGAGACGGTCGGCGGGCTGCTCGCGCAGCGACTGGGTAGGGTCCCGCTGCCGGGGGCCGAAGCCGAGGTCGCCGGCCTTCGGCTGTTCGCCGAGGGGGGCAAGGACCGCCGCGGGCGCATGCGGATCACCTCGGTGGTGGTCCACCCGGCCGACGCCGCGGAGGGGCCCGGCACCCGCCGGCGCACCCGGGTGCCCCAGCCCGACGAAAGCGACAGGAGAGTCGAACATGCCTGA
- a CDS encoding cytidine deaminase, which produces MPDLDAEDQKLVTLARSARARTGAAEGAAVRDSDGRTYAATTVDQPSFRLTAVQAAVAAALSSGAEGFEAAAVVTADALVDEASVHAVRDVAKQAPILRADPAGEIAEVLKP; this is translated from the coding sequence ATGCCTGACCTCGACGCCGAGGACCAGAAGCTCGTCACGCTGGCCCGTTCGGCGCGGGCCCGCACCGGAGCCGCGGAAGGCGCCGCCGTGCGCGACAGCGACGGCCGGACCTACGCCGCGACCACCGTCGACCAGCCCTCGTTCCGGCTCACCGCGGTGCAGGCCGCGGTCGCCGCCGCGCTGTCCAGCGGGGCCGAGGGCTTCGAAGCGGCCGCCGTGGTGACCGCCGATGCGCTCGTGGACGAGGCGTCCGTGCACGCGGTGCGGGACGTGGCGAAGCAGGCGCCGATCCTGCGTGCCGATCCGGCGGGCGAGATCGCCGAGGTGCTTAAGCCATGA
- the era gene encoding GTPase Era: protein MTEPHRSGFACFVGRPNAGKSTLTNALVGTKIAITSSKPQTTRHAIRGIVHRADAQLVIIDTPGLHRPRTLLGQRLNDVVHETWSEVDVVGFCVPADEKVGPGDRFIAEELKKIARRTPVLGIVTKTDLVAPERVAEQLLALQQVMEFAELVPVSAVDGFQVGTVADLLVARLPEGPQLYPGGELTDEPEQTLIAELIREAALEGVRDELPHSIAVTVEEMLPHEGRDDLIDVHALLYVERPSQKGIILGHRGARLREVGSTARGHIERLLGSKVYLDLHVKIAKDWQRDPKQLRRLGF, encoded by the coding sequence ATGACCGAGCCGCACCGGTCCGGTTTCGCCTGCTTCGTCGGGCGGCCCAACGCGGGAAAGTCGACGCTCACCAACGCTCTCGTCGGCACCAAGATCGCCATCACCTCGAGCAAACCGCAGACCACCCGGCACGCGATCCGCGGCATCGTGCACCGCGCCGACGCGCAGCTGGTGATCATCGACACGCCCGGTCTGCACCGTCCGCGCACGCTGCTCGGACAGCGGCTCAACGACGTCGTGCACGAGACCTGGTCCGAAGTGGACGTGGTCGGATTCTGCGTCCCGGCCGACGAGAAGGTCGGCCCCGGCGACCGGTTCATCGCCGAGGAGCTGAAGAAGATCGCGCGCCGCACACCGGTGCTCGGCATCGTCACCAAGACCGATCTGGTCGCACCCGAGCGGGTCGCGGAGCAGCTGCTCGCGCTGCAGCAGGTGATGGAGTTCGCCGAGCTCGTCCCGGTGTCCGCAGTGGACGGGTTCCAGGTCGGCACGGTCGCCGACCTGCTGGTGGCGCGGCTGCCCGAGGGACCGCAGCTGTACCCGGGCGGCGAGCTGACCGACGAACCCGAGCAGACGCTCATCGCGGAGCTGATCCGGGAGGCCGCGCTCGAGGGCGTGCGCGACGAGCTGCCGCATTCGATCGCGGTCACCGTGGAGGAAATGCTGCCGCACGAGGGCCGGGACGACCTGATCGACGTGCACGCGCTGCTGTACGTCGAGCGGCCCAGCCAGAAGGGGATCATCCTCGGCCACCGCGGGGCGCGGCTGCGCGAGGTCGGCTCCACCGCACGCGGACACATCGAACGGCTGCTGGGCTCGAAGGTCTACCTCGATCTGCACGTGAAGATCGCCAAGGACTGGCAGCGCGATCCGAAGCAGCTGCGGCGGCTCGGGTTCTGA
- a CDS encoding CD225/dispanin family protein: MTGPYPPPGGPYPPPQPYPYSYGPPPDNHLVWAILSTVFCCLPLGIVSIVKASQVNSLWYQGFPAEAHRAAEEARKWAMWSAISIGILIGLYVLFLVVVFLIVGTSVSRFTP, encoded by the coding sequence ATGACCGGTCCGTACCCGCCGCCCGGCGGGCCGTATCCGCCGCCGCAGCCGTACCCGTACTCCTACGGGCCACCGCCGGACAACCACCTCGTGTGGGCCATCCTCAGCACGGTGTTCTGCTGCCTGCCGCTCGGGATCGTCTCGATCGTCAAGGCGAGCCAGGTGAACTCCCTGTGGTACCAAGGGTTTCCGGCGGAGGCGCACCGGGCCGCGGAAGAGGCGCGGAAATGGGCGATGTGGTCGGCGATCAGCATCGGCATCCTGATCGGCCTGTACGTGCTGTTCCTGGTGGTGGTCTTCCTGATCGTCGGTACGTCGGTGAGCCGGTTCACGCCGTGA
- a CDS encoding DUF2752 domain-containing protein yields MSTVYTGVPAHGSRALARALAGPAAVLAGAGVACAVVWLADPTTPGGLLPVCPTKLLFGIDCPGCGGLRMAYSLMHGNVFAAVHYNAVAVAFVVLFAWSGLAWTLGRVRGRAVRSWLHWRWTPVAVGVLFTLWFVVRNLPFAPFSGLFV; encoded by the coding sequence GTGAGCACTGTCTACACCGGAGTGCCGGCGCACGGCTCGCGTGCGCTGGCCCGGGCGCTGGCCGGGCCGGCCGCGGTGCTCGCCGGGGCCGGGGTGGCCTGCGCGGTGGTGTGGCTGGCCGATCCGACCACGCCCGGCGGTTTGCTCCCGGTGTGTCCCACCAAACTCCTTTTCGGCATCGACTGCCCTGGCTGTGGTGGGCTGCGGATGGCCTACAGCCTGATGCACGGCAACGTTTTCGCGGCCGTGCACTACAACGCGGTGGCGGTGGCGTTCGTGGTGCTGTTCGCCTGGAGCGGGCTTGCCTGGACGCTGGGCCGGGTGCGCGGCCGCGCCGTCCGTTCGTGGCTGCACTGGCGGTGGACCCCGGTCGCGGTCGGGGTGTTGTTCACGCTCTGGTTCGTGGTGCGCAACCTCCCGTTCGCGCCGTTCAGCGGCTTGTTCGTCTGA
- a CDS encoding RDD family protein — protein MTDPYGQPGGQPQGAPPFGAPPGQPGVPQAPGGFPAQPGGFGQPGHPGQPPSGGYGQPGGYGQPGGFGGPPPGFGQPAPFGGPNPYGPPGGYADWGKRAGAFLIDYGAIIVLYVIAIILSFASPTAAAIFYVIGGLATIGWGIYNRWIQGGTTGQSLGKRIVGIKLVSEQTGQPIGAAMAFARDLAHVLDSAICYLGFLWPLWDERSQTFADKILSTVVVPAEAAPAAPQPGYGQPGFGQPGGFPPAPQPGYGQPGQQQPGFGQPPPGFGQPGQPPSGGFAQPGQPPSGGFAQPGQPPSGGFGQPPAGPAPFDRPERTQMLDPGGSTADPGPERTQMIKPESAPKSDPPQH, from the coding sequence ATGACCGATCCCTACGGCCAGCCTGGCGGCCAGCCGCAGGGCGCGCCGCCGTTCGGTGCGCCGCCGGGACAGCCCGGTGTGCCGCAGGCGCCGGGTGGTTTTCCCGCCCAGCCGGGCGGATTCGGCCAGCCGGGACACCCCGGGCAGCCGCCCTCGGGCGGATACGGCCAGCCCGGCGGTTACGGTCAGCCCGGCGGATTCGGCGGGCCGCCACCCGGTTTCGGTCAGCCCGCGCCGTTCGGCGGCCCGAACCCGTACGGCCCGCCCGGCGGGTACGCGGACTGGGGCAAGCGCGCCGGGGCGTTCCTGATCGACTACGGCGCCATCATCGTCCTCTACGTCATTGCGATCATCCTGAGCTTCGCCTCGCCCACCGCCGCGGCGATCTTCTACGTCATCGGCGGGCTCGCGACGATCGGCTGGGGCATCTACAACCGGTGGATCCAGGGCGGTACCACCGGGCAGTCGCTCGGCAAGCGCATCGTCGGCATCAAGCTCGTGAGCGAGCAGACCGGGCAACCGATCGGCGCGGCGATGGCCTTCGCCCGCGACCTGGCCCACGTGCTCGACTCGGCGATCTGCTACCTCGGTTTCCTGTGGCCATTGTGGGACGAGCGCTCGCAGACGTTCGCGGACAAGATCCTGAGCACCGTCGTGGTGCCCGCCGAGGCCGCACCCGCCGCACCGCAGCCGGGTTACGGTCAGCCCGGTTTCGGTCAGCCCGGCGGATTCCCGCCCGCACCGCAACCCGGTTACGGTCAGCCCGGTCAGCAGCAGCCTGGTTTCGGTCAGCCGCCACCCGGGTTTGGGCAGCCCGGCCAGCCGCCGTCGGGCGGCTTCGCGCAGCCGGGCCAGCCGCCGTCGGGCGGCTTCGCGCAGCCGGGCCAGCCGCCGTCCGGTGGCTTCGGCCAGCCGCCCGCGGGGCCGGCTCCGTTCGACCGGCCCGAGCGCACCCAGATGCTCGATCCGGGCGGCAGCACCGCGGATCCCGGGCCGGAGCGAACCCAGATGATCAAGCCGGAGTCCGCGCCGAAGAGCGACCCGCCGCAGCACTGA
- a CDS encoding CD225/dispanin family protein gives MTNPYGQPQQPYGQPGYGAPSGGQPMPYGQQPYGQQQPYGAPQYGQQAPFGQPGYGGGPGAPGDLNAIKEYKGWAIGCIFLMWILAIFAIIKSNEVRTFKMQGNYAMAQQASQTTKTLCLIATIFGGVVYALAIVLVIVGIVAATEVHTHYCTGYYC, from the coding sequence ATGACCAATCCTTACGGACAGCCGCAGCAGCCCTACGGCCAGCCCGGTTACGGCGCACCGTCCGGTGGCCAGCCGATGCCCTACGGGCAGCAGCCGTACGGACAGCAGCAGCCCTACGGTGCCCCGCAGTACGGCCAGCAGGCGCCGTTCGGCCAGCCCGGCTACGGCGGCGGGCCGGGGGCACCCGGCGACCTCAACGCCATCAAGGAGTACAAGGGCTGGGCGATCGGCTGCATCTTCCTGATGTGGATCCTGGCGATCTTCGCGATCATCAAGTCCAACGAGGTCCGCACCTTCAAGATGCAGGGCAACTACGCGATGGCGCAGCAGGCCTCGCAGACCACGAAGACCCTGTGCCTGATCGCCACCATCTTCGGCGGCGTCGTCTACGCGCTCGCGATCGTGCTGGTCATCGTCGGGATCGTCGCCGCGACCGAGGTGCACACCCACTACTGCACCGGTTACTACTGCTGA